The Paenibacillus sp. FSL H7-0357 nucleotide sequence ATGAGGCTGCAAAGATGCTTGTGGATCGTGAAGTAGACCTGATACTGCTCGATATTTATATGCCGCATACCAACGGGCTGCAATTGCTGTCCTCCCTGCGGGAGCAGGGAAGCATGGTTGACGTTATCGTGATTTCCGCAGCCAGCGACAATGGGAGCATCCGTAAAGCGCTGCAGCATGGGGCTGTTGACTATTTGATCAAGCCCTTTGAGTTCGCCCGTTTTCAGGCGGCGCTGTCTGCATACCGGGAGGATCATCTGCTGATGAAGCATAGGGAGCATCTCAGCCAGGAGCAGCTTGACAAGCTGCTGCGGCATTCCCTGGGAACCGAGGAAGACAAAGCGGGGACTCTGCCCAAGGGACTTGCAGAAGGGACGCTGGAGAGCATTTGGAACACCATACAGCAGCTGGAAAGGCCGGTATTCTCCACCGAGGATATTACGGCAAGTGCCCCGCTTTCGCGGATCTCTGTCCGCAAATATTTGGCTTTTCTCACGGAGGCCGGTGTGCTGGAGATGGAGATCAGCTATGGATCGGTGGGCAGGCCGGTATATATGTACACAGTATCTGCTACGGGCCATGAAATTATAGCTAAATATATATAAGCGGCAGCTGCCAATCAAGAGGGACCTTCGGGTCCCTTTTTACTGTACAGGACAATCGTTGAACCAGACGTGGTTACTCGCTTATTCGCTATGGATTTGGGGTTTCATCACTCCTCTATGAATTTAAGAAGCAAATACTAGGCATATTGGTCCTTTCTCTAAATAATATGTCGAATCTACTTGACAATGCTAGGCCTTTTTGACTAGTGTTAACTCAAATATTGGTAGAGAGGATCATGCTCAGGATGGTAGGGTTGTCGATGAAATCACTGTTTTACAAGTTTTGTATGGTACTATGTTTGTTAATTCTGGGTCTTGCTATTTTTCCGCGTCCGTCGCTAGGTTCGGCTAATATTGTGAACCCTGGCCAGGTCTATTCCTATTCCACTATGGAAAGAGATATCAAGAGTCTGGCCGTTAAATATCCTGGACTGATCACTTACAAATCGCTGGGTAAGACGATATACGGACGCGAATTGTGGGCAGTTCAGCTAGGTCGCGGGGAAGCCTCTCTGTTTCTGAATGGCTCGCACCATGCCCGGGAATGGATGACGACTTCACTGCTCATGAAAATGGCAGACTCGTATGCTCAAGCTTATGTCCAGGATCAGAAGCTGGGAAACTATAAGGTGAGAGATTTGCTGAACAATGTCAGTATCTGGATCGTGCCGATGGTGAATCCGGATGGTGTCACGCTGGCTCAGCAGGGGACAGCGGGTTTGTCTAAGAGTCTAGCTTCCACACTGGTAGGCTACAATGGAGGAAGCA carries:
- a CDS encoding response regulator, which codes for MNIKVLIVEDDPMVAKFNRHYLEQVQGFEFAGWASSGDEAAKMLVDREVDLILLDIYMPHTNGLQLLSSLREQGSMVDVIVISAASDNGSIRKALQHGAVDYLIKPFEFARFQAALSAYREDHLLMKHREHLSQEQLDKLLRHSLGTEEDKAGTLPKGLAEGTLESIWNTIQQLERPVFSTEDITASAPLSRISVRKYLAFLTEAGVLEMEISYGSVGRPVYMYTVSATGHEIIAKYI